Proteins encoded together in one Rhizobium sp. 11515TR window:
- a CDS encoding alpha/beta fold hydrolase encodes MSLKSLYLGAAALAVVFGAPSAFAQPAQNVILVHGALVDGSGWRGVYERLVAKGLKVTVVQEPNTSLADDVQAVHRAIEQQSGPVVLVGHSYGGQIITEAGVDPKVSALVYVAAIVPDVGEGVGDLFEKWPSPTADAFKPTSDGFLLFDPAKFRAGFGADLSKAETDFMTDSQVPVSAKILGTKTQYAAWKTKPSYGIVAGLDMAVSAEAERSMYKRASAKVTEVPGASHAVYISHPREVADVIAEAASK; translated from the coding sequence ATGTCTCTCAAGTCTCTCTATCTCGGTGCTGCGGCTCTTGCAGTGGTGTTCGGCGCGCCCTCCGCTTTCGCGCAGCCGGCCCAAAATGTGATTTTGGTCCATGGGGCGTTAGTCGATGGCAGCGGCTGGAGGGGCGTTTATGAGCGTCTGGTCGCCAAGGGCTTGAAAGTCACGGTCGTTCAGGAGCCGAACACTTCGCTGGCGGATGACGTTCAGGCGGTTCACCGCGCTATCGAGCAGCAAAGTGGGCCGGTCGTCCTCGTCGGCCACAGCTATGGTGGTCAGATCATCACCGAAGCTGGCGTCGACCCGAAGGTTTCGGCACTTGTCTATGTCGCGGCCATCGTCCCGGATGTTGGCGAGGGCGTAGGCGATCTGTTTGAGAAGTGGCCGAGTCCGACCGCGGACGCGTTCAAGCCAACTTCTGACGGCTTCCTGCTGTTCGATCCCGCAAAGTTCCGCGCGGGATTCGGCGCTGACCTGTCCAAGGCCGAGACGGATTTCATGACTGACTCGCAGGTGCCCGTTTCGGCAAAGATCCTCGGAACCAAGACGCAGTACGCAGCCTGGAAGACCAAGCCGAGCTACGGCATCGTGGCCGGGCTGGACATGGCTGTCAGCGCCGAGGCAGAGCGGTCTATGTACAAGCGGGCAAGTGCGAAGGTCACCGAGGTGCCCGGTGCCAGCCATGCGGTTTATATCTCGCATCCGCGCGAAGTCGCCGACGTCATCGCCGAAGCAGCGAGCAAATGA
- a CDS encoding LysR family transcriptional regulator, translating into MEWSDVRIFLAVARSGTLGGAARSLQTSHPTVGRRLRALEQAIGHTLFQRTADGLVLTEEGHGIIALAEQMEEGALAMERRLAGQEQNLKGSLRISSADWFGAYVLPPILADFSNAYPNVDVEILTGTRLFNLAQREADVAFRIVPFNTADVVQRRLFRLEYGVYVAEESPDPKYGDGTGFRLITHDTSTGQFPDIAWLIESFPNARPVLRSNNRNVQGRMCRQGIGIAVLPRVVGDQIAGIRRLELPTPPPARDIWMGYHRDLRRLQRLRAFISTVSDHLVNATA; encoded by the coding sequence ATGGAATGGAGTGACGTCAGAATTTTTCTCGCTGTTGCGCGATCCGGCACGCTCGGCGGCGCCGCGCGTTCCCTTCAGACAAGTCATCCGACCGTCGGCAGGCGCCTGCGCGCACTTGAGCAGGCGATCGGCCATACACTCTTCCAGCGGACGGCGGACGGTCTTGTTCTGACCGAAGAGGGCCACGGGATCATCGCGCTGGCGGAGCAGATGGAAGAAGGCGCGCTGGCCATGGAGCGCCGGCTTGCGGGGCAGGAGCAGAATCTCAAAGGCAGTCTGCGCATTTCATCAGCGGACTGGTTCGGGGCCTACGTACTGCCTCCCATCCTGGCGGATTTCTCCAACGCCTACCCCAATGTCGACGTCGAGATCCTGACCGGCACGCGCCTGTTCAACCTTGCTCAGCGCGAGGCCGACGTCGCTTTTCGTATCGTTCCGTTCAACACCGCCGATGTCGTTCAGCGACGGCTCTTCAGGCTCGAATACGGTGTTTACGTCGCAGAGGAGTCGCCCGATCCCAAATATGGCGACGGGACTGGTTTCCGGCTGATCACTCACGATACGTCGACCGGGCAGTTCCCCGATATCGCTTGGCTCATCGAGAGCTTCCCCAACGCGAGACCCGTTCTGCGATCGAACAACCGCAACGTCCAGGGGCGCATGTGTCGGCAAGGCATCGGAATCGCCGTCCTGCCCCGCGTGGTCGGCGATCAGATCGCGGGTATCCGCAGACTGGAACTGCCGACGCCTCCGCCAGCGCGAGACATCTGGATGGGATATCACCGAGACCTACGACGTCTTCAGCGTCTTCGTGCGTTCATCTCGACCGTATCGGACCATCTCGTGAATGCGACCGCATGA
- a CDS encoding DMT family transporter, with protein sequence MPIKYLLFSLLAVLIWVGNTIVSKLAAGTIAPGTIAFARWFIAFVILTPLVGRDAWRQRQTIASHVPKLILLGLLGMAACQGLGYYAAGFTTATNMAIMLSLVPMLTLILGAVFFHERPSSLAVIGGVVSLSGIFVVLSHGDPSRLLSEGVGRGDAMMLVAVLAYAAYGILLRRWAIPLATWTSIYVQIGAAVVLLVPSYLLSAPSGLNLSNTAMVLYAAIPGSILAPFVWMSAVKHLGAARTAIFMNLIPVLTAIVAAIFLGETLYVYHLIGGGMTVAGIILVQRKSVRERSHQKTVATRAQ encoded by the coding sequence ATGCCTATCAAATATCTGCTCTTCTCGTTGCTGGCAGTCCTGATCTGGGTGGGGAATACCATCGTCAGCAAGCTGGCCGCAGGCACCATTGCGCCCGGCACTATCGCGTTCGCGCGCTGGTTCATCGCATTCGTCATCCTGACACCGCTGGTCGGACGTGATGCTTGGCGCCAGCGTCAGACGATCGCATCCCACGTGCCCAAGCTCATCCTGCTCGGCCTGCTGGGCATGGCTGCATGCCAGGGCCTCGGATATTACGCCGCCGGATTCACTACGGCCACCAACATGGCGATCATGCTCTCGCTCGTACCGATGCTGACGTTGATCCTCGGCGCGGTTTTCTTCCATGAGCGGCCCTCCAGCCTTGCGGTGATCGGTGGCGTTGTTTCCTTGTCCGGCATCTTTGTCGTTCTCAGCCACGGCGATCCATCCAGGCTTCTGTCGGAGGGAGTGGGACGCGGCGATGCCATGATGCTGGTCGCGGTTCTGGCTTATGCCGCTTACGGCATTCTTCTGAGGCGCTGGGCCATTCCGCTTGCCACCTGGACGTCGATCTATGTGCAGATCGGTGCCGCGGTCGTGCTGCTCGTCCCAAGCTATCTGCTGTCGGCCCCGTCCGGCTTGAACCTGTCAAATACTGCCATGGTGCTTTACGCGGCAATCCCCGGTTCGATCCTTGCGCCATTCGTATGGATGTCGGCAGTAAAGCATCTCGGCGCAGCCCGCACAGCGATCTTCATGAACCTGATCCCGGTACTCACCGCCATCGTTGCGGCCATCTTTCTCGGCGAGACCTTGTATGTCTACCATCTCATTGGTGGCGGCATGACAGTGGCCGGTATCATCCTCGTGCAGCGGAAATCTGTCCGCGAACGATCACACCAGAAAACAGTGGCGACGAGAGCTCAATGA
- a CDS encoding AraC family transcriptional regulator produces the protein MKTVIPVGKDPAPLSFRTENYGAGAVFEEKRQPWCKVGYAVTGVMEARVEGRRFLCPPHYATWIPANALHACHNRENVRFVSIYIDRDLCVGMPETACTLELSPLTKAILADFAARRITVPETDADRRLAFVLIDQLLNAPRRESFLPISDDDLLQPLIHALQADPSDRRSLSEWARSLQTTEKTLSRRFSGHLGISFTEWRQRLKLIASLSLIEDGRSVQSIAKVLGYNSSSAFIAMFRRQTGTSPMNLRSTPDRTNQR, from the coding sequence ATGAAGACTGTCATTCCTGTCGGCAAGGACCCGGCGCCTCTGTCGTTCCGGACAGAAAACTACGGGGCCGGGGCTGTCTTTGAGGAGAAACGGCAGCCCTGGTGCAAGGTCGGTTATGCTGTCACCGGTGTAATGGAAGCGCGGGTTGAGGGGAGGCGTTTTCTCTGTCCGCCTCATTACGCAACATGGATACCCGCTAACGCGTTACACGCCTGCCATAACCGCGAAAACGTTAGATTCGTCTCGATTTATATCGACCGCGACCTCTGCGTCGGCATGCCCGAAACAGCCTGCACGCTCGAGCTCAGCCCACTGACCAAGGCGATCCTTGCAGATTTTGCCGCGCGTCGGATAACAGTGCCGGAGACGGATGCGGATCGGCGGCTTGCATTCGTCCTGATCGACCAGTTGCTGAACGCGCCAAGGCGTGAGAGCTTCCTGCCCATCTCGGACGACGATCTGCTGCAGCCGCTGATCCACGCGTTGCAGGCTGACCCGAGCGACCGCCGCTCTCTCTCGGAATGGGCACGATCTCTTCAAACCACGGAAAAAACCCTGTCACGCCGGTTCAGTGGACATCTCGGCATATCTTTCACCGAATGGCGACAAAGGCTGAAGCTGATCGCCTCGCTATCGCTGATAGAAGACGGCAGATCAGTGCAATCAATCGCAAAGGTCCTAGGATATAACAGTTCTTCGGCGTTCATCGCGATGTTCCGGCGACAGACCGGAACGAGCCCAATGAATTTGCGGTCTACACCAGACAGGACAAATCAGCGCTGA